A stretch of the Pseudomonas sp. ACM7 genome encodes the following:
- the dmpG gene encoding 4-hydroxy-2-oxovalerate aldolase yields MNLQGKSVRLHDMSLRDGMHAKQHQISLEQMISVATGLDAAGVPLIEITHGDGLGGASLNYGFPAHSDEEYFAAVIPRMKQAKVSALLLPGIGTLDHLRMAHEYGVSTIRVATHCTEADVSGQHIGMSAKMGLDTVGFLMMAHRVSAEKLLEQARLMESYGANCIYCTDSAGYMLPDEVTEKIAALRAGLNAGTEVGFHGHHNMGMAIANSLAAIEAGAARIDGSVAGLGAGAGNTPLEVFVAVLERMGVNSGIDLYRIMDVAEDLVVPMMDQPIRLDRDALTLGYAGVYSSFLLFAKRAEQKYGITARELLVELGRRGTVGGQEDMIEDLALTLSRSRGVLPT; encoded by the coding sequence ATGAATTTGCAAGGTAAGAGCGTCCGTCTGCACGACATGAGCCTGCGCGACGGCATGCATGCCAAACAGCATCAAATCAGTCTGGAGCAGATGATCTCGGTGGCGACCGGCCTCGATGCCGCCGGCGTGCCGCTGATCGAAATCACCCACGGCGATGGCCTCGGTGGCGCTTCGTTGAACTACGGTTTTCCCGCCCACAGCGACGAGGAATACTTCGCGGCGGTGATCCCGCGTATGAAACAGGCCAAGGTCTCGGCGCTGTTGTTGCCAGGTATCGGCACCCTCGATCATTTGAGAATGGCCCATGAATACGGGGTGTCGACCATTCGTGTGGCCACCCACTGCACCGAGGCGGACGTCTCCGGCCAGCACATCGGCATGTCAGCGAAGATGGGCCTGGATACCGTCGGCTTTCTGATGATGGCGCATAGGGTCAGCGCGGAGAAACTGCTGGAGCAGGCGCGGCTGATGGAGAGTTATGGGGCCAACTGCATTTACTGCACTGACTCGGCTGGCTACATGCTGCCTGATGAAGTCACTGAGAAAATCGCTGCATTGCGAGCTGGGCTGAATGCCGGGACCGAAGTCGGTTTTCACGGTCACCACAACATGGGCATGGCAATTGCCAATTCCCTTGCCGCGATCGAGGCGGGCGCCGCACGTATCGACGGTTCGGTGGCGGGGCTGGGCGCGGGAGCGGGCAATACGCCGCTGGAAGTGTTTGTCGCGGTGCTTGAGCGGATGGGCGTCAACAGTGGCATCGACCTGTACCGGATCATGGACGTTGCCGAGGACCTGGTAGTGCCGATGATGGACCAGCCGATCCGCCTCGACCGAGATGCGCTGACCCTGGGTTACGCCGGGGTCTACAGTTCGTTCCTGTTGTTCGCCAAACGTGCCGAGCAAAAGTACGGCATTACCGCACGTGAGCTGCTGGTGGAATTGGGTCGACGCGGCACCGTCGGCGGTCAGGAAGACATGATCGAAGACCTGGCGCTGACCCTGTCACGTTCGCGGGGTGTCTTGCCAACCTGA
- the nudE gene encoding ADP compounds hydrolase NudE — MRNCPTILKTELLAESGYFQIEALHLQFSNGQQRVYERLRGTGYRSVMLVAMPDPLHVLLVREYAVGVEKTVLGLPKGGAEPDEDYLQAAQRELCEEVGMRAARLSELGELTLAPGHLCHRYRVVLAEQLSPCQLVGDEPESLECLRVPLTQIPDLVARGELNEARAIAALFMAMGALDRRG; from the coding sequence ATGCGCAACTGTCCGACCATCCTCAAGACTGAATTGCTGGCTGAAAGCGGCTATTTTCAGATCGAAGCTTTGCACCTGCAATTCAGCAATGGCCAGCAGCGGGTTTACGAGCGTCTGCGCGGCACCGGTTATCGCTCGGTGATGCTGGTGGCGATGCCCGATCCGCTGCATGTATTGCTGGTCCGTGAATATGCGGTCGGTGTCGAAAAAACCGTGCTCGGCCTGCCCAAGGGCGGCGCGGAGCCTGATGAAGACTATCTGCAAGCGGCGCAACGCGAACTCTGCGAAGAAGTCGGGATGCGCGCTGCACGCCTCAGCGAACTGGGCGAACTGACCCTGGCGCCGGGTCACCTGTGCCATCGCTACCGGGTGGTGCTGGCCGAACAGTTGAGTCCCTGCCAACTGGTCGGCGACGAGCCCGAATCGCTGGAATGCCTGCGCGTGCCGCTGACGCAGATCCCCGACCTGGTCGCCCGCGGCGAACTCAACGAAGCGCGGGCCATTGCTGCACTGTTCATGGCCATGGGGGCCCTCGACCGGCGGGGTTGA
- a CDS encoding helix-turn-helix transcriptional regulator encodes MQQSLSLDTFSDLIGNLYQGPLETIPWATFLNQLNVYLESKYVTFILRPPSAHVDGLMVNTTGTSTEATASYNKHFFTLDPFVDLPNRQVVTLAEFVSNDDWQHSEFYKNFLEPVDVFHILGADINTCDGAQCRIRISRGRDDKAFGNEEKALLTHFIPHLERSIKIHMQLNRIEAERNLYAGAVNQLAVGTIILDEAGKVLQTNQVADRLIQEKDGIKLVNDGLQVGTARDTQEFRRLVKQSLLSQKSSNPSVVEALRVQRPSGRADLGIIVRSVPLSDWSEGKQCPTVVIFISDPEQQSTAPQEIVRALFDFTPAETQLAMLLANGLTLDEASEELGISRNTSRAHLRSTFSKTGVTRQTMLVRLILRSVATLG; translated from the coding sequence ATGCAGCAGAGCCTCAGCCTCGATACGTTCAGTGATTTGATCGGCAACCTCTATCAGGGACCGCTGGAAACCATTCCCTGGGCGACCTTTCTCAACCAGCTCAACGTCTACCTGGAAAGCAAATACGTGACCTTCATCCTGCGTCCGCCCAGCGCGCATGTGGATGGCTTGATGGTCAACACCACTGGTACGTCGACCGAGGCGACCGCGTCGTACAACAAACACTTTTTCACCCTCGACCCGTTTGTCGACCTGCCCAACCGCCAGGTGGTGACCCTTGCCGAGTTCGTGTCCAACGACGATTGGCAGCACTCGGAGTTCTACAAGAATTTCCTCGAACCGGTGGATGTGTTCCACATTCTCGGCGCCGACATCAACACCTGCGACGGCGCCCAGTGCCGTATCCGCATCAGTCGCGGACGCGATGACAAGGCCTTCGGCAACGAAGAGAAAGCCTTGTTGACGCACTTTATCCCGCACCTGGAACGCTCGATCAAGATCCACATGCAGCTCAATCGCATCGAAGCCGAGCGCAATCTCTACGCCGGCGCGGTGAATCAATTGGCGGTCGGTACGATCATCCTCGACGAGGCCGGCAAAGTGCTGCAAACCAACCAGGTTGCCGATCGGCTGATCCAGGAAAAGGACGGCATCAAACTGGTCAACGACGGCCTGCAAGTCGGCACCGCGCGAGACACTCAAGAGTTCCGGCGCCTGGTGAAACAATCGCTGCTCTCGCAAAAAAGCAGCAACCCGTCGGTGGTCGAAGCCCTGCGCGTGCAACGGCCGTCCGGGCGGGCGGACCTGGGGATCATCGTACGCTCGGTGCCGTTATCGGACTGGAGCGAAGGCAAACAGTGCCCCACCGTGGTGATTTTCATCAGCGACCCAGAGCAACAGTCCACCGCGCCACAGGAGATCGTCCGCGCGCTGTTCGACTTCACCCCGGCCGAAACTCAATTGGCCATGTTGTTGGCCAACGGCTTGACCCTCGACGAAGCCTCCGAGGAGCTGGGCATCAGCCGCAACACCTCGCGGGCACACCTGCGGTCAACCTTCTCCAAGACCGGCGTGACCCGCCAGACCATGCTCGTGCGGCTAATCCTGCGCAGCGTGGCGACCCTCGGTTAG
- a CDS encoding Rieske 2Fe-2S domain-containing protein → MSTLHRIEAKLLEDRYARGWHCLGLAAQYRDGKTHRLEVFGTRLVAFQGEDGELHILDGYCPHMGADLSTGCVEGNSIRCPFHAWRWGADGVCDDIPYAKRIPPRARLKSWPLMEENQLLFVWNDPEGNPPLPEQRIPRIDACFSDEWAAWEVAELQIGTNCRELIDNIADMAHFGTVHGAPVEAFSNVFEGHLATQIMSARSERLSGDSALSTVATYFGPAYQITEMTGAMNGQPIHSILLNCHVPIDLDSFTLRYGVLVKKIPGLSEEQNQAMAKAYVQQAQEAFYEDVTIWHSKTRVDNPLLCDGDGPVYQLRRWYEQFYTDVAALSGDVLEQKRFVVRASERA, encoded by the coding sequence ATGAGTACCTTGCACCGCATCGAAGCCAAACTGCTGGAAGACCGCTACGCCCGTGGCTGGCATTGTCTGGGCCTGGCTGCCCAATACCGCGACGGCAAGACCCATCGCTTGGAGGTGTTCGGCACCCGGCTGGTGGCCTTTCAGGGCGAAGACGGCGAGCTGCATATTCTGGATGGCTATTGCCCGCACATGGGCGCCGACCTCAGTACCGGTTGCGTTGAAGGCAACTCGATTCGCTGCCCGTTCCACGCCTGGCGCTGGGGTGCCGATGGTGTCTGCGATGACATTCCTTACGCCAAACGCATTCCGCCACGGGCCCGGCTCAAGAGCTGGCCACTCATGGAAGAAAACCAGTTGCTGTTCGTCTGGAATGACCCGGAAGGCAACCCGCCGCTCCCTGAGCAACGCATCCCGCGCATTGACGCTTGCTTCAGTGACGAGTGGGCCGCGTGGGAAGTCGCCGAATTGCAGATCGGCACCAACTGCCGCGAATTGATCGACAACATCGCCGACATGGCGCACTTCGGTACGGTGCATGGCGCGCCGGTCGAAGCATTCAGCAACGTCTTCGAAGGTCACCTGGCCACCCAGATCATGAGCGCCCGCAGTGAGCGTTTGTCCGGCGACAGCGCGTTGAGCACCGTGGCCACCTACTTCGGCCCGGCCTACCAGATCACCGAAATGACCGGCGCGATGAATGGCCAGCCGATCCATTCGATCCTGCTCAACTGCCATGTGCCGATCGACCTCGACAGCTTCACCCTGCGCTACGGCGTGCTGGTGAAAAAGATTCCGGGGCTGAGCGAAGAACAGAATCAGGCGATGGCCAAGGCCTATGTGCAACAGGCCCAGGAAGCCTTCTACGAAGACGTGACGATCTGGCACAGCAAGACCCGCGTCGACAACCCGTTGCTGTGTGACGGCGATGGCCCGGTCTATCAGTTGCGCCGCTGGTACGAGCAGTTCTACACCGACGTCGCGGCGCTCTCGGGCGACGTGCTGGAGCAAAAACGGTTCGTCGTGCGCGCCAGCGAACGGGCCTGA
- a CDS encoding SDR family NAD(P)-dependent oxidoreductase has product MSNEQRPVAVITGAASGIGRGLAEHAARLGMRLVLADLDGPGLQALCDELQAGGAQAIACVTDVGDLAQVERLRDIALDHFGGVDLLFNNAGVMQTGYSWEITAQQWQRMLNVNLTGVINGIRSFVPLFLRQGRAAHVINTASLAGLLSSPLMAPYNVTKQAVVALSETLHYELGMLGVPVSVSVVCPGPVASEIMASNQVVDAAGSSFSQLLDSSIRQGMTPSELAEQVFAAIAEKRFWVFPHKGFKPALERRVQSILEETNPQFQMTDVEGNADAAR; this is encoded by the coding sequence ATGAGCAATGAACAAAGGCCGGTCGCGGTGATTACCGGGGCCGCCAGTGGTATTGGCCGGGGTTTGGCCGAGCATGCGGCAAGGTTGGGGATGCGCCTGGTGCTGGCCGATCTCGATGGGCCGGGGTTGCAAGCGCTGTGCGATGAACTACAGGCGGGCGGTGCGCAGGCGATTGCTTGCGTCACGGATGTTGGCGATCTGGCGCAAGTCGAGCGCTTGCGCGATATCGCCCTCGATCACTTTGGCGGGGTTGATCTGCTGTTCAACAACGCCGGAGTGATGCAGACCGGCTACAGCTGGGAAATCACTGCGCAGCAATGGCAACGGATGCTCAACGTCAACCTTACCGGCGTGATCAATGGCATTCGCAGTTTCGTGCCGCTGTTTTTGCGCCAGGGGCGGGCGGCCCATGTGATCAACACGGCGTCACTCGCGGGCTTGCTCAGCAGCCCGTTGATGGCGCCTTACAACGTGACCAAGCAGGCAGTGGTCGCACTCTCGGAAACCCTGCACTACGAATTGGGCATGCTCGGTGTGCCGGTATCTGTCTCGGTGGTGTGCCCAGGGCCGGTGGCCAGCGAAATCATGGCGTCGAATCAAGTGGTGGACGCGGCCGGTTCGTCATTCAGTCAATTGCTCGACAGCAGCATCCGCCAAGGCATGACGCCGAGCGAGCTGGCGGAGCAGGTGTTCGCCGCCATCGCCGAAAAACGCTTCTGGGTCTTCCCTCACAAAGGTTTCAAACCGGCGCTGGAGCGACGTGTGCAAAGCATCCTGGAAGAAACCAATCCGCAGTTTCAAATGACCGATGTAGAGGGAAATGCCGATGCCGCTCGATAA
- a CDS encoding alpha/beta hydrolase has product MPLDNQIVAVLQQFRDLPEPDFSQLDAKQYRQFSDNLLPAIPGDPMIEVRHLRVAGAAGELDARLYGPLEQDNLPLLVFFHGGGFVMGNLDTHDNLCRSLASLTEAVVVSVAYRLAPENKFPAAPLDCYAATCWLVEHASELGVDGNRLGLAGDSAGGNLALAVSRLAAQRQGPKISHQCLFYPVTDARCDSQSYEDFAEGYFLTGAMMYWFWQQYLQDADQGDDPLASPLRADRLADLPPTTLISAEFDPLRDEGEAFALRLREAGVAVRVQRCEGMIHGFISMAPFVERAAQALSDAAADLRRGLSGENT; this is encoded by the coding sequence ATGCCGCTCGATAACCAGATCGTCGCAGTGCTCCAGCAGTTTCGCGACCTGCCGGAGCCGGATTTCAGCCAGCTCGATGCCAAGCAATATCGGCAGTTTTCCGACAACCTGCTGCCCGCCATCCCCGGCGACCCGATGATCGAAGTGCGTCACCTGCGGGTCGCGGGCGCGGCGGGCGAGCTGGATGCGCGGCTGTACGGGCCACTGGAGCAGGACAACCTGCCGCTGTTGGTGTTCTTCCACGGAGGCGGTTTTGTCATGGGCAACCTCGACACCCATGACAACCTCTGCCGTTCACTTGCCAGTTTGACGGAGGCGGTGGTGGTGTCGGTCGCCTACAGACTGGCGCCGGAAAACAAATTCCCGGCGGCACCACTCGATTGTTATGCGGCCACATGCTGGCTGGTCGAGCATGCGTCTGAACTGGGCGTTGATGGCAACCGGCTCGGCTTGGCCGGGGACAGCGCCGGGGGCAACCTGGCGCTCGCCGTGAGTCGGCTGGCGGCGCAACGTCAGGGGCCGAAAATCAGTCATCAGTGCCTGTTTTACCCGGTCACCGACGCCCGTTGCGACAGTCAGTCTTATGAGGATTTTGCCGAGGGCTATTTCCTCACCGGTGCGATGATGTACTGGTTTTGGCAGCAGTACCTGCAGGATGCCGATCAGGGGGATGATCCCTTGGCCTCGCCGTTGCGCGCCGACCGATTGGCGGACTTGCCGCCGACCACCCTGATCAGCGCCGAGTTTGATCCTTTGCGGGATGAGGGCGAGGCGTTTGCCTTGCGTCTGCGGGAAGCCGGCGTGGCGGTGCGGGTGCAGCGCTGCGAGGGCATGATTCACGGTTTTATCAGCATGGCGCCGTTTGTCGAGCGCGCTGCGCAAGCCTTGTCCGATGCCGCGGCAGACCTGCGCAGGGGGCTATCTGGAGAGAACACATAA
- the surE gene encoding 5'/3'-nucleotidase SurE: MNKLLTGVITVASVSLSMQANALNILLTNDDGCRAPGIDAMYRALTAAGHQVTLVGPLNDSSGISAASVVVPGQALAVTELAPGKFCVGPPEGYTPPPGKTSAIGTPVDAVNVGLDVLLKGNPPDLVVSGSNFGENVGPLTQMSGTLNAAVRAMFKGIPAVAVSTAIDMDLIIRDQQAGYRKTLGAMDDTARFAVKVIEQASLAGAQAKQACEKNNPDCELNVLGLPGVSGLNINYPALAASDVKGVSFAPIGTWDRVNFTSQRGADGVVHVNLVAPPTPTTAQQQADAYQLWQGHAVITVIDGNMSAPGAVQDQAKEMLRGVKP; the protein is encoded by the coding sequence ATGAATAAATTGCTCACTGGCGTCATCACCGTGGCCAGCGTCAGCCTGTCGATGCAGGCCAATGCCCTGAACATCCTGCTGACCAACGACGACGGTTGTCGGGCGCCCGGCATCGATGCGATGTACCGGGCGCTGACCGCCGCCGGGCATCAGGTGACCCTCGTTGGTCCGTTGAACGACAGCAGTGGCATCAGCGCGGCCAGCGTGGTCGTGCCCGGGCAGGCGTTGGCAGTGACCGAGTTGGCGCCAGGCAAATTTTGCGTCGGCCCACCCGAGGGCTACACCCCGCCCCCGGGCAAGACTTCCGCCATCGGCACCCCGGTGGATGCAGTCAATGTTGGACTGGACGTGCTGCTCAAAGGCAATCCGCCAGACCTGGTGGTGTCGGGCAGTAATTTTGGTGAAAACGTCGGCCCGCTGACGCAAATGTCCGGCACTTTGAACGCAGCGGTCCGCGCAATGTTCAAGGGCATTCCGGCGGTGGCGGTGTCGACGGCCATCGACATGGACCTGATCATCCGCGACCAACAGGCCGGCTACCGCAAAACCCTCGGCGCCATGGATGACACCGCCCGGTTTGCGGTGAAGGTTATCGAGCAGGCGAGTCTCGCGGGAGCTCAAGCCAAACAGGCCTGCGAAAAAAACAACCCCGACTGCGAATTGAACGTGCTCGGATTGCCGGGTGTCAGCGGGTTGAATATCAATTACCCGGCGCTGGCGGCCAGTGACGTCAAAGGCGTGAGTTTTGCCCCGATCGGCACTTGGGACCGGGTGAACTTCACCTCCCAGCGCGGCGCCGACGGCGTGGTTCACGTCAACCTGGTCGCCCCGCCGACACCGACGACCGCCCAGCAACAGGCCGATGCGTATCAGTTGTGGCAAGGGCATGCGGTGATCACCGTGATCGACGGCAACATGAGTGCACCGGGTGCGGTGCAGGATCAGGCGAAGGAAATGCTGAGAGGAGTGAAACCTTAA
- a CDS encoding DUF1329 domain-containing protein — MSRFTHTLLGTALAVSLLGSGLVQAKISNEEAARLGQDLTPMGAEKAGNADGSIPAWTGKWRGLPPQLKYAGPGTPYPDPYAAEKPMFVINAQNMDKYADNLTDGQKALLKRYPSTFNIPVYPSHRDFRFDQRLEDLVKKNAVSAELANDNNDTQNAWGASPFPIPKNGSELMFNHTLAGRANTEEANYGQAVVYSNKERVLEEVNYKIFSIWSSPDKTLESANGILTNFLITTLEPVRKKGEIVVGHEFINPTASPRQAWQYSPGQRRVRRAPTVGYDSPSGAGGFRVYDEDRLFNGAPDRYNWTIVGKKEIYIPYHNYKIDDPSVSTDQILATTGHIDPQYMRYEKHRVWVLQATLKEGARHVYAKRVLYLDEDSWAATLADNYDSRGVLWRTNMQTSIYAYELQRYHARLGIYHDLIAGSYLVDRMLIDQKPAKLNATAFTEDEFTPGNLRKLGTR, encoded by the coding sequence ATGTCTAGATTTACCCACACATTGTTGGGCACGGCGTTGGCCGTCAGCCTGCTCGGCAGTGGCCTGGTTCAGGCCAAAATCAGCAATGAAGAAGCCGCACGCCTGGGTCAGGACCTGACCCCGATGGGTGCCGAGAAAGCGGGCAACGCCGACGGCAGCATCCCGGCCTGGACCGGAAAATGGCGCGGCTTGCCGCCGCAGCTCAAATACGCTGGCCCCGGCACGCCGTACCCGGACCCGTACGCGGCAGAAAAGCCGATGTTCGTGATCAACGCGCAGAACATGGACAAGTACGCCGACAACCTCACCGATGGCCAAAAAGCGTTGCTAAAACGCTACCCCTCGACCTTCAACATTCCGGTGTATCCGAGCCATCGCGACTTCCGTTTCGATCAGCGCTTGGAAGACCTCGTCAAGAAAAACGCGGTCAGCGCCGAACTGGCCAACGACAACAACGACACGCAAAACGCCTGGGGCGCCTCGCCGTTCCCGATTCCCAAGAACGGTAGCGAGTTGATGTTCAACCATACGCTGGCCGGACGCGCCAATACCGAAGAGGCCAACTACGGGCAGGCGGTGGTCTATTCCAACAAGGAACGGGTACTGGAAGAGGTCAATTACAAGATCTTCTCGATCTGGTCCAGCCCGGATAAAACCTTGGAGAGCGCCAACGGCATTCTCACCAACTTCCTGATCACCACCCTGGAGCCGGTGCGCAAGAAAGGCGAGATTGTCGTCGGTCACGAGTTCATCAACCCGACCGCCTCACCTCGCCAGGCCTGGCAGTACAGCCCGGGTCAACGTCGGGTACGTCGTGCGCCAACTGTAGGCTATGACTCACCGAGCGGCGCCGGCGGTTTTCGGGTGTATGACGAAGACCGTTTGTTCAACGGTGCACCGGATCGCTACAACTGGACCATCGTCGGCAAGAAAGAAATCTACATTCCGTACCACAACTACAAGATCGACGACCCGAGCGTGAGTACCGACCAGATCCTGGCCACCACCGGCCACATCGATCCGCAGTACATGCGCTATGAAAAGCACCGCGTCTGGGTCTTGCAGGCAACACTTAAAGAAGGCGCCCGGCATGTTTACGCCAAGCGTGTGTTGTACCTGGACGAGGATTCCTGGGCCGCTACCCTGGCCGACAACTACGACAGCCGCGGCGTGCTCTGGCGCACCAACATGCAAACTTCGATCTACGCCTACGAGCTGCAGCGCTACCACGCTCGCCTCGGGATCTACCATGACCTGATCGCCGGCTCCTATCTGGTTGACCGGATGTTGATCGATCAAAAACCCGCCAAACTCAACGCTACCGCCTTCACTGAAGACGAATTCACCCCCGGCAACCTGCGCAAACTCGGCACTCGCTAA
- a CDS encoding DUF1302 domain-containing protein encodes MIKTIIAPQTLHPRVQLAMLLLAGGLGSQASAMSFQPNEDLSVDWDTTLTYSLAWRAESRDHKLTANANGNDGDNAFDKGSLINNRSGFLTEANIKWREDYGVFLRGTGFYDNVYDQGNDNDTGTSNCFAGGHCNRPDRFSQDTIDQHRNELRMLDYYAYGTWDIGGHNFNARLGNQVVSWGESLFYPGISAAQSPVDATKSTTPGVEVKEILLPVGQLFTQFSLTDSLDLQAYYQYKWEKTELFGVGSYFSTTDFIDEGGFNDASGFLTRLGDDKPSDSGQYGVALTYAAESLNNTEFGLYYSRYHDKTPSLDFQTDLGHYRVRYFDNIDLYGASFATVLGSVSWAGEVSYRDGQPVMVDNGFSSPVRGKTMQAQTSMIYVLGPTSWADNTTLIGELVYNTVLSNDKSEPVTLAPGFSLPGTDSLVYDRDAFGYTVQANFDYNNVFSGWDMSVPVTYSTAAQHDSALVGSINSGQGDDRASIGSSWRYLGNFTVEARYNAYLGNANNAPLADRDNVALNFKYRF; translated from the coding sequence ATGATAAAAACAATAATCGCCCCACAAACGCTGCACCCTCGCGTACAGCTGGCCATGCTCTTGCTGGCTGGTGGACTGGGCAGTCAAGCCAGCGCCATGAGTTTCCAGCCGAACGAGGATTTGAGCGTCGACTGGGATACCACACTGACGTACAGCCTGGCCTGGCGGGCCGAGTCTCGCGATCACAAGCTGACGGCCAATGCCAACGGCAACGATGGCGACAACGCGTTCGACAAAGGCAGCCTGATCAACAACCGCAGCGGTTTTCTCACCGAGGCCAACATCAAATGGCGTGAGGACTACGGCGTGTTCCTGCGTGGGACGGGGTTCTACGACAACGTTTACGATCAGGGCAACGACAACGACACGGGCACCTCGAACTGCTTCGCCGGTGGTCATTGCAACCGTCCCGACCGGTTCTCCCAGGACACCATCGATCAACACCGCAATGAACTGCGCATGCTCGATTACTACGCGTATGGCACCTGGGACATCGGTGGCCACAACTTCAACGCGCGGCTCGGCAATCAGGTGGTGAGCTGGGGTGAAAGCCTGTTCTACCCCGGCATTTCCGCCGCCCAGAGCCCGGTGGATGCGACCAAGTCGACCACTCCCGGGGTTGAGGTCAAGGAGATCTTGCTGCCCGTCGGCCAATTGTTCACGCAGTTCAGCCTGACCGACAGCCTCGACCTGCAGGCCTACTACCAATACAAATGGGAAAAAACCGAGTTGTTCGGCGTGGGTAGTTACTTCTCCACCACCGATTTCATCGACGAGGGCGGTTTCAACGACGCCAGCGGTTTCCTGACACGCCTGGGTGACGACAAGCCGAGCGACAGCGGCCAATACGGTGTGGCCCTGACCTATGCGGCAGAGTCGCTGAACAACACCGAGTTCGGCCTCTACTACTCGCGATACCACGACAAGACCCCGTCACTGGATTTCCAGACCGACCTGGGGCACTACCGAGTGCGATATTTCGACAACATCGACCTGTACGGCGCGAGTTTCGCCACGGTGCTGGGCAGCGTGAGCTGGGCCGGTGAAGTCAGCTACCGCGACGGTCAGCCAGTGATGGTCGACAACGGTTTCTCAAGCCCGGTACGCGGCAAAACCATGCAGGCGCAGACGTCGATGATCTACGTGCTCGGCCCGACATCATGGGCCGACAACACCACTCTCATCGGTGAGCTGGTCTACAACACCGTGCTCAGCAACGACAAGTCGGAACCTGTGACATTGGCCCCCGGATTCTCGTTGCCGGGCACCGACAGCCTGGTCTATGACCGCGACGCCTTCGGTTACACGGTTCAGGCGAACTTCGATTACAACAACGTGTTCAGCGGCTGGGACATGTCGGTGCCCGTCACCTACAGCACCGCCGCCCAGCATGACAGCGCACTGGTGGGCTCGATCAACTCAGGCCAGGGCGACGACCGCGCGAGCATCGGCAGCTCGTGGCGCTATCTGGGCAACTTCACCGTTGAAGCCCGTTACAACGCCTACCTGGGCAACGCCAACAACGCCCCGTTGGCCGACCGCGACAACGTCGCCCTCAACTTCAAATACCGGTTCTGA